The following proteins come from a genomic window of Chryseobacterium glaciei:
- a CDS encoding Rossmann-like and DUF2520 domain-containing protein: MQIVIIGSGNVAYHLAKAFVLNNIPLAQIFGRNEKDLNEISEELNIPYSTEKLEDADLYIICVSDSSVENVSKLITKKDCLVVHTSGSLPKEILVGEYRKSSFYPLQTFSKSKELNYEKIPFFLETENEEDKKILFEIASKISKNVMESTHEKRKYIHLTAVFACNFVNHLFSRAKEISDSQEIPFDYFLPLIDETVQKIHEIEPKSAQTGPAVRNDARILQLHEQLLKDESLEIYKTMNYSIKKMYEL; this comes from the coding sequence ATGCAAATTGTAATTATCGGTTCCGGAAATGTAGCCTATCATCTGGCAAAAGCTTTTGTTCTGAATAACATTCCATTAGCGCAGATTTTTGGAAGGAACGAAAAAGATTTAAATGAAATTTCTGAAGAATTAAATATTCCTTACTCTACAGAAAAACTAGAAGATGCAGATCTGTATATTATTTGTGTAAGTGACAGTTCTGTAGAAAATGTTTCTAAATTAATCACTAAAAAAGATTGTTTAGTTGTACATACTTCTGGTTCTTTACCCAAAGAAATATTAGTAGGAGAATACAGAAAATCAAGCTTTTATCCTTTACAGACTTTTTCTAAATCTAAAGAATTGAATTATGAAAAAATTCCTTTTTTCTTAGAAACTGAAAATGAAGAAGACAAGAAAATACTTTTTGAAATCGCTTCAAAAATTTCCAAAAATGTGATGGAAAGTACTCATGAAAAGAGAAAATATATTCATCTGACCGCTGTTTTTGCCTGTAATTTTGTGAATCATCTTTTTTCAAGAGCGAAGGAAATTTCAGATTCTCAGGAGATTCCGTTTGATTATTTTTTACCATTGATTGATGAAACCGTTCAGAAAATTCATGAAATTGAACCTAAATCAGCACAAACCGGACCAGCTGTAAGAAATGATGCACGTATTTTGCAATTGCATGAACAATTATTGAAAGACGAAAGTCTGGAGATCTATAAAACAATGAATTATTCTATTAAAAAAATGTATGAGTTATAA
- a CDS encoding RNA polymerase sigma factor, translated as MKIKDAEIITLMQNPRTREKGVRALMDAYQSRLYWHIRRIIVDGDLAQDTLQETFIKAYQNFHQFKNDSQLYTWLYRIATNEALQQVNKLKKMQKTDEDPEYYMQNLVADNVSSDAEEIQTLLQNAIQSLPEKQKLVFMMRYYDDLPYEEISKIVDMSVGTLKTNYHYAKQKIEEYIKENYEK; from the coding sequence ATGAAGATTAAGGACGCGGAAATTATTACGCTGATGCAAAACCCACGAACTCGAGAGAAAGGAGTTCGCGCGTTGATGGATGCTTATCAAAGTAGATTGTATTGGCATATAAGAAGGATCATTGTGGATGGTGACCTTGCGCAGGATACCTTGCAGGAAACATTCATTAAAGCTTATCAGAATTTTCATCAGTTCAAAAATGATAGTCAGTTGTACACCTGGCTGTACAGAATCGCGACCAACGAAGCGTTACAGCAGGTAAACAAATTAAAAAAGATGCAGAAGACCGATGAAGATCCGGAATATTATATGCAGAATCTTGTTGCAGACAACGTATCAAGTGATGCAGAAGAGATACAGACATTGTTACAGAATGCTATACAAAGCCTGCCCGAAAAGCAGAAACTGGTATTTATGATGCGGTATTATGATGATTTGCCTTACGAAGAGATATCTAAAATTGTAGATATGTCAGTAGGAACTTTGAAAACAAATTATCACTATGCCAAGCAGAAAATAGAAGAATATATAAAAGAAAATTACGAGAAATAA